Proteins from one Cellulosilyticum lentocellum DSM 5427 genomic window:
- a CDS encoding McrC family protein, with amino-acid sequence MHKGEMLQQIPNINLYHMLCYSFRDLNKITPEALGAESFDQIEALLSAILLEGITRQFKRGLYKEYVEGEGLLQVLRGKIDIHETIRLKTQVSRQVYCHYDEFSVDNIYNQVLKALCLLILKRGRIASQQRKNFKRLLISFNEVQDIALDCVAWGKLSYEKNKFPYKMLIQIGYMIFKGIHLDINTGKGYLNEVIFNHLYKQCIYRFFETECHGVDVSYEKIADEEEVDSDLILLREDKIMLVHTCFYPELFINQKATEHKSFLLQEMKKTFYSVRENSMKSDETISGLLLYPSIESTYIEEYMLDQHQIFVAAIDLRESMSAIKVHLKQMSQLA; translated from the coding sequence ATGCATAAAGGAGAAATGCTACAACAAATACCTAATATTAATTTATACCATATGTTGTGTTATAGCTTTCGTGATTTAAATAAAATTACCCCCGAGGCTTTAGGTGCGGAGTCGTTTGATCAAATTGAGGCACTTTTATCAGCTATTTTATTGGAAGGAATCACAAGACAATTTAAAAGGGGACTATACAAAGAATATGTAGAAGGTGAGGGACTCTTGCAAGTACTGAGAGGTAAAATTGATATTCACGAAACTATACGTCTTAAAACACAGGTGAGTAGACAAGTTTATTGTCACTATGATGAATTTAGTGTAGATAACATCTATAATCAAGTGTTAAAAGCCTTATGTCTTTTAATTTTAAAAAGAGGACGTATAGCTTCTCAGCAACGTAAAAACTTTAAAAGACTTCTCATTTCATTTAATGAAGTACAAGATATTGCTTTAGACTGTGTGGCATGGGGAAAATTAAGCTACGAGAAGAACAAATTTCCTTATAAAATGCTAATTCAGATTGGATATATGATTTTTAAAGGAATCCACTTAGATATAAATACCGGTAAAGGTTATTTAAATGAAGTTATTTTTAATCATTTGTATAAGCAGTGTATTTATCGTTTTTTTGAAACAGAATGTCATGGTGTAGATGTGAGTTATGAAAAAATAGCGGATGAAGAGGAAGTAGATAGCGATTTGATTTTACTTCGAGAAGATAAGATTATGCTTGTACATACCTGTTTTTATCCAGAGCTCTTTATTAATCAAAAAGCAACAGAGCATAAGAGTTTCTTATTACAAGAAATGAAGAAAACTTTTTACTCAGTTCGTGAAAATAGTATGAAATCTGACGAAACAATAAGTGGTTTATTACTATACCCTTCTATAGAATCTACTTATATTGAAGAATATATGCTAGATCAACATCAAATTTTTGTAGCGGCTATTGACTTACGAGAATCGATGAGTGCTATTAAAGTACATTTAAAACAAATGAGTCAATTGGCATAA
- a CDS encoding MmcQ/YjbR family DNA-binding protein, translated as MIPREAIKEFCLTLPGAYLDYPFDEEWQALRIRENHKSFAFIFKHQGKLYVNVKCEPLKAQFLREMYLQIIPGYHMNKKHWNSIVVDEDLSEGLLWQLIKESHELVYPKKKVKKNE; from the coding sequence ATGATACCAAGAGAAGCTATCAAGGAATTTTGTTTAACACTTCCAGGCGCGTATTTAGATTATCCTTTTGATGAAGAATGGCAAGCTCTAAGAATTCGAGAAAACCATAAAAGCTTTGCTTTTATTTTTAAGCATCAGGGGAAACTGTATGTGAATGTGAAATGTGAGCCGTTAAAAGCACAATTTTTAAGAGAAATGTACTTACAGATTATACCTGGTTATCATATGAACAAAAAACATTGGAATTCTATTGTGGTAGATGAAGACTTGTCAGAAGGTTTATTGTGGCAACTCATTAAAGAGAGCCATGAGTTAGTTTATCCTAAAAAGAAAGTAAAGAAAAATGAGTAG
- a CDS encoding NAD-dependent protein deacylase, with translation MNEKIKQLTQILRDSNNIVFFGGAGVSTASQIPDFRSANGLFNERLNRTFTPEQLVSHTFFVKYPEDFYQFYKDKLIYPEAQPNACHKALVKLEQMGKLKAIVTQNIDGLHQMAGSQVVYELHGSVHRNYCLKCGAFYDAAYLLEAPGIPKCQRCGGVVKPDVVLYEEGLDDEVISAAVSAIAMAETLIIGGTSLVVYPAAGLIHYFKGKHLILINKSTTSADDTADLVIHDAIDKVLAEAVSSL, from the coding sequence ATGAATGAAAAAATCAAGCAGCTCACTCAAATTCTAAGAGATAGTAATAATATAGTATTTTTCGGAGGAGCTGGGGTGTCGACTGCTTCTCAGATCCCTGATTTTAGAAGTGCCAATGGTTTATTTAATGAGCGATTAAATCGTACCTTTACACCAGAACAACTAGTATCTCATACTTTTTTTGTGAAATATCCAGAAGACTTTTATCAATTTTATAAAGACAAGCTGATTTACCCAGAAGCTCAGCCCAATGCATGTCATAAGGCTTTAGTAAAATTAGAGCAAATGGGTAAACTAAAGGCTATTGTTACACAAAATATAGATGGCTTACATCAAATGGCAGGAAGTCAGGTGGTATATGAACTTCATGGCTCTGTTCATAGGAATTACTGCTTAAAATGTGGTGCTTTTTATGATGCGGCTTATCTATTAGAAGCTCCAGGTATTCCAAAGTGCCAAAGGTGCGGAGGAGTGGTAAAGCCTGATGTTGTTTTGTATGAAGAGGGATTAGATGATGAGGTTATCTCAGCAGCAGTAAGTGCTATTGCTATGGCAGAGACTTTGATTATTGGAGGAACCTCTTTAGTGGTTTATCCAGCGGCAGGACTTATTCATTATTTTAAGGGGAAACATCTTATCCTTATTAATAAAAGTACTACCTCTGCAGATGATACAGCAGATCTAGTGATTCATGATGCTATTGATAAAGTATTAGCAGAAGCTGTTTCAAGCTTATAG